A single region of the Psychrilyobacter piezotolerans genome encodes:
- a CDS encoding helix-turn-helix transcriptional regulator: protein MIRKGQNLNIFFRKLLKDFREQSNLTQREVANLIGTGQASICNFENGKKGITLDLATKLLNLFEKRLFVVDSKEKIDSKRPLRVFYIENIKNKFSFENFDEFRRWLFKDFLSELITLQVDSGKVFDVIKFYERDSSGDIFHVEEPTLTEEGEDLVVISLTKNINKKN from the coding sequence ATGATTAGAAAAGGACAAAATTTAAATATATTTTTTAGAAAACTTTTAAAAGATTTTAGAGAACAATCAAATCTTACACAAAGGGAAGTTGCAAATTTAATTGGTACAGGTCAGGCCAGTATCTGTAATTTTGAAAATGGAAAAAAGGGAATAACTTTAGATCTTGCTACTAAACTTTTAAATCTCTTTGAAAAAAGATTATTCGTGGTAGATTCTAAAGAAAAAATTGATTCAAAAAGACCACTGAGAGTTTTTTATATTGAAAATATTAAAAATAAATTTTCTTTTGAAAATTTTGATGAATTTAGAAGGTGGTTATTCAAGGATTTTTTAAGTGAATTGATTACACTTCAAGTGGATTCTGGGAAAGTTTTTGATGTGATTAAATTTTATGAGAGAGATTCTAGTGGTGATATTTTCCATGTGGAAGAACCTACTCTCACAGAGGAAGGAGAAGATTTAGTAGTCATTTCTTTGACTAAAAACATAAATAAAAAAAATTAA
- the mgtE gene encoding magnesium transporter, producing MQKEKEIQQLVDSLEGYLHQKVKVDLHYSDLSKIFKRMRRLDEERFSEYIKRMPTHILGDILETFNERMLKESLQILSLKKMIGTIKKMDSDDATDLMQDIEELDEELAASILAGLDNKEQEEIQRLKGYEEDEAGAYMQIEFFAANHNETVRQTIENLRKLKYSEELENVSSVFILGDYNNLVATVQLEDMLLFDFDKSFKEIISKRPEKYKPRYVNDKEDIEKVVMDFKEYDLQVVPVIDSDNYLVGRITADDIYDLLQEMATEQIYNMAGVDEEAEGEKRAIDISRKRGKWQFLNMCTAFFSASVIARYQTTIEMLPALAVLMPIVASMGGNTGNQALTVMVRQMAMGDVDDTNWDQSFFREIIVAILNGLIFATLVGLGSYVWFKNTKISLVMSFAIFMNFTIAGLCGTLIPLLLKKMKTDPAVGSSILLTMITDALGFLIFLGLANLFIF from the coding sequence ATGCAGAAAGAAAAAGAAATACAGCAATTAGTAGATAGCTTAGAGGGATATCTGCATCAAAAAGTCAAGGTAGATCTGCATTATTCAGATCTGTCTAAAATTTTTAAGCGTATGAGAAGGCTGGATGAGGAGAGGTTTTCTGAATATATTAAGAGGATGCCGACACATATCTTAGGAGATATCTTAGAAACATTCAACGAGAGGATGCTAAAGGAAAGTTTGCAGATTTTAAGTCTGAAAAAAATGATCGGAACGATTAAGAAGATGGATTCAGATGATGCTACAGACCTTATGCAGGATATAGAGGAGCTGGACGAAGAACTGGCTGCCAGTATTCTGGCCGGATTAGATAACAAGGAACAGGAGGAGATCCAGAGACTGAAAGGTTATGAGGAAGATGAAGCCGGGGCTTATATGCAGATTGAGTTCTTTGCAGCTAATCACAATGAAACAGTCAGGCAAACCATTGAAAATTTGAGGAAATTAAAGTACAGCGAGGAGCTGGAGAATGTAAGCAGTGTTTTTATTTTGGGTGATTACAACAATTTAGTGGCTACAGTGCAGTTAGAAGATATGCTTTTATTTGACTTTGATAAAAGTTTTAAGGAGATAATAAGCAAGCGTCCCGAGAAATACAAACCGAGATACGTAAACGATAAGGAAGATATAGAAAAGGTCGTAATGGATTTTAAAGAATATGATCTGCAGGTTGTGCCTGTAATAGACAGTGATAATTATCTGGTGGGTAGGATAACAGCAGATGATATCTACGATCTATTGCAAGAGATGGCAACGGAGCAGATCTATAATATGGCAGGGGTAGATGAGGAGGCAGAAGGCGAGAAAAGAGCTATAGATATCTCCAGAAAAAGAGGGAAATGGCAGTTTTTAAATATGTGTACGGCTTTCTTTTCAGCTTCTGTTATTGCCCGATACCAGACTACCATAGAAATGCTGCCGGCTCTGGCCGTGCTGATGCCTATAGTTGCCAGTATGGGAGGGAATACAGGTAACCAGGCTCTTACAGTAATGGTAAGACAGATGGCTATGGGTGATGTAGACGATACAAACTGGGATCAGAGTTTCTTTAGGGAGATAATAGTGGCTATTCTAAATGGTCTGATATTTGCAACCCTTGTGGGTCTTGGATCATATGTGTGGTTTAAAAATACCAAGATATCTCTGGTTATGTCCTTTGCTATATTTATGAATTTCACAATAGCAGGGCTTTGCGGGACTTTGATTCCACTATTATTAAAGAAAATGAAGACCGACCCGGCAGTTGGAAGTTCTATACTTTTAACGATGATTACAGATGCTTTGGGTTTCTTAATCTTCCTGGGACTGGCTAACCTTTTTATTTTTTAG